A single window of Haemorhous mexicanus isolate bHaeMex1 chromosome 28, bHaeMex1.pri, whole genome shotgun sequence DNA harbors:
- the BRCA1 gene encoding breast cancer type 1 susceptibility protein isoform X1, whose translation MDFSVITIGQVQNVLSAMQKNLECPICLEVVQEPVSTKCDHIFCRFCMFKLINKKKKGVVECPLCKTEVTKRSLKENSRFKQLIEGLLETIHAFELDTGVKFLKSHHFPKTSTEATAAESLCKESSVIQSKGFRNRRKCSKGNGQENFTLEASVNIQLTDAKMCHPRNKPQKSGSHKGTFIEFGSESSEEFFKQTSKTGFEDKEAAQISSQERLEELESAEKENENSCNAQPDKLCAKEVTLPDILGEGDVSKECLSKKSTQSITECAKPAQVNVTECQSSPLDVLAAELLPEQCDRAGDASPTLNGDMSFFKNTEEMDEQQSQHNSEHQESDLEDSSESRLDKSRERDTDVQSVEAVEGYEPENDSSQDKEPPLEELPQAEKLHSATLNKVSKKRLKQSIQKVNEWFSKSNEVLSSSSSVDESAASADVSGVGDLCLSDKESCISARTDSMADSMEITAVEGRKRWSKQTAENIKDKIFGKTYKRGRKSNPPSTLRDILPTREKEDVAAAKCLKDFSKDRLKRKRKTACVLQPEDFIKKKDTEKADGDPQSVNGGLGEAEKKGCDESAAVNESNLSQNRANNTLPEAEEGGECTWKKATEKVTAKHCDGEPEVYNCDQKSTKKRSSAAKRCRHSSRTMCALQLVVDRGSVFPDPAEPQIDSYPSSGEPRKADPEHNPVRRSRRLQLLSEEMAKETRKGVKGARNNSDHGRSVSRDQRNVAAHSAECRDLCEPQDELSYRPVTVLEGGDLQANEVQGNLKNLFDTAEAGQSLFSPSCLPSNCGSTVPDTGSQDSEILGSPLLLQLPSVPAGQTASPQTEEVTESPTASPPDCGHDSQDVPEDFKAEKLPVAKNVLELTKEAEDSDLDTQYLRNIFRHPKRSSFSLFQTRALENPPSETFNLACAAQVENKASKQLQQEEKADQNLSRVSEKEELKTCESAHVDPVPCFAVSTGEHRDGISQAAEEGTLTPARAGTAQTEHSGLLQEEQGNEMPVSNETGTENELRQNPIESDGSQSDQSNTEEHDSRQNDLNTGQENSFSSESNQAGKTEVVDGTGPILHFQSTSMVCSATCQQSPAELSCEVTRTKSSKRERKRVKGNEEEAAQSVSPAVPECSAAEALEEPLGENWDLTGLSETPNALLCSDTDIEENTSLCEPDRKEQSAVFVKSASAELQSRSASSQPGPRGAHRSRRRVQKLPSSDEESCEDEELPCFRAFIFSKSASTPLQTDKQMASVVESPGAECPGSPSVLPLSVSHDGNVEQKVPEAALGPVCASPSQESECSVNLFSSQSNMSEESLNGAQELSKHLPQAQVSKQMSSVNDSKETSHNSNEGLKETKDESQEDPDMGANLGEASGSDSEMSIVEDSCGAFSQGEILTTQQKNAMQNSLKKLQQEMAALEAVLKQNGSQSCEVLPVQRELPHSSTEAASEMDQTREKNNRSPELENLSKSSLRKRSDLQKGPECESALKNKTPSEKTKAVQEAVQEPRQCQPEAENAEEQKSESRPNSASVSSDLFGNETQSPVNSSSSVRLFTPQTAEATAGPVMAQNTEKSCGPAHKLKSSECFPVPLLHNSTGKENATNPVGTKRKKMSIVVSGLNHSEHLLVQKFVKKTQSTLSNQITEGTTHVIMKTDEELVCERTLKYFLGIAGGRWVLSYQWIIQSFKAGRILDEESFEVRGDVINGRNHQGPKRARQALTGKIFKGFEICCCGPFTDMTTEHLEWMVELCGASVVKQPDLFSPTANSTAVVVVQPDAWKENVDYGAIQQQSNVALVTREWVLDSVACYQCQELSAYLVS comes from the exons ATGGACTTCTCAGTGATTACTATTGGACAAGTACAAAATGTGCTCTCTGCTATGCAGAAGAACTTGGAGTGCCCAATATG CCTGGAGGTGGTGCAGGAGCCTGTTTCAACAAAATGTGATCACATATTCTGCAG ATTCTGCATGTTCAAACTCatcaacaaaaagaaaaaaggtgtgGTGGAGTGTCCTCTGTGTAAGACTGAAGTTACCAAGAG aagtctgaaagaaaattcCAGATTTAAGCAACTAATTGAAGGACTGTTGGAAACTATCCATGCTTTTGAGCTTGACACTGGAGTGAAGT TTTTAAAGAGTCATCACTTTCCTAAAACATCCACGGAAGCCACTGCTGCTGAGTCCCTGTGTAAAGAAAGTTCTGTCATCCAAAGTAAGGGCTTCAGAAACAGGAGGAAATGTTCTAAAGGAAATGGACAAGAAAACTTCACCTTG GAAGCTAGTGTGAATATTCAGCTTACAGATGCCAAAATGTGTCACCCAAGAAACAAACCCCAGAAATCTGGTTCTCACAAGGGTACTTTTATAGAGTTTG GCTCTGAATCATCTGAAGAGTTTTTTAAACAGACAAGCAAAACTGG GTTTGAAGACAAAGAAGCAGCTCAGATTTCTTCTCAAGAAAGACTGGAAGAACTTGAGAGTGCTgagaaagagaatgaaaattcTTGTAATGCACAGCCTGACAAGCTGTGTGCCAAAGAAGTAACACTGCCAGATATCCTAG GTGAAGGTGATGTCTCAAAGGAATGTTTGAGCAAGAAAAGCACACAGAGCATCACTGAATGTGCCAAACCTGCCCAAGTGAATGTGACTGAATGCCAGAGTTCTCCTTTGGATGTtcttgctgcagagctgctcccagagcagtgtgACAGAGCAGGGGATGCCAGTCCCACCCTGAATGGGGACATGTCATTCTTTAAGAACACAGAAGAAATGGATGAACAGCAAAGCCAGCACAACAGTGAACACCAAGAGTCTGATTTAGAAGATAGCTCAGAGAGCAGGCTGGAtaaaagcagggaaagggatACTGATGTACAAAGTGTGGAAGCTGTAGAGGGATATGAACCTGAGAATGACTCTTCCCAGGACAAGGAACCTCCTCTGGAGGAGCTACCTCAGGCAGAGAAACTTCACTCTGCCACCCTGAATAAAGTCTCCAAGAAGAGACTGAAGCAGAGCATTCAGAAAGTCAACGAATGGTTTTCAAAAAGCAATGAGGTTTTGTCTTCCAGTTCTTCAGTGGATGAGTCTGCTGCCTCAGCTGATGTTTCAGGTGTAGGAGATCTGTGTTTATCAGATAAAGAGTCCTGTATTTCAGCAAGGACTGACTCTATGGCAGATTCCATGGAAATTacagcagtggaaggaagaaagaggtggtcaaaacaaacagcagaaaacattaaagacaaaatatttggCAAAACATACAAGAGAGGGAGGAAATCAAATCCCCCTTCTACCTTGAGAGACATTTTGCCTACTAGAGAAAAGGAAGATGTGGCTGCTGCTAAGTGCCTGAAGGATTTCAGCAAAGACAGACTGAAACGGAAGAGGAAGActgcctgtgtcctgcagcctgaggatttcatcaagaaaaaagacacagaaaaggcAGATGGGGACCCTCAAAGTGTTAATGGGGGCCTTGGAGAGGCTGAAAAGAAAGGATGTGATGAAAGTGCTGCTGTTAATGAGAGTAACCTCTCCCAGAATAGAGCAAATAATACATTACCAGAagctgaggaaggaggagagtGCACGTGGAAGAAAGCCACTGAGAAGGTCACTGCCAAGCACTGTGATGGAGAACCAGAAGTGTATAACTGTGATCAGAAAAGCACCAAAAAGAGAAGTTCTGCAGCAAAAAGATGCAGGCATTCTAGCAGAACCATGTGTGCTCTACAGTTAGTAGTGGACAGAGGCTCTGTTTTCCCTGATCCAGCTGAGCCACAGATTGACAGCTACCCAAGCAGTGGAGAGCCCAGGAAAGCTGATCCTGAGCACAACCCAGTCAGACGCAGCAGAAGGCTTCAGTTACTGTCTGAGGAAATGGcaaaggaaacaaggaaaggAGTAAAGGGAGCCAGAAATAACAGTGATCATGGAAGGTCTGTCTCTAGAGACCAAAGGAATGTGGCAGCTCACTCTGCTGAGTGCAGAGACCTGTGTGAGCCTCAAGATGAGTTGAGTTACAGGCCAGTCACTGTTTTGGAGGGAGGTGATCTGCAAGCAAATGAAGTGCAGGGTAATCTAAAGAATTTATTTGACACTGCAGAAGCTGGACAGAGTCTGTTCAGTCCTTCATGTCTGCCTTCAAACTGTGGTTCCACTGTGCCTGATACAGGTTCTCAAGACAGTGAAATACTTGGTAGCCCCCTCCTCCTACAGCTTccttcagtgcctgctgggcaAACTGCCTCTCCCCAGACTGAGGAGGTCACTGAATCACCTACTGCTTCTCCCCCAGATTGTGGGCATGATTCACAAGATGTTCCAGAGGACTTCAAAGCTGAGAAGTTGCCAGTGGCTAAAAATGTTTTGGAATTGACTAAGGAAGCTGAAGACAGTGACTTGGACACACAATATCTGAGGAATATATTCAGGCACCCCAAGCGTTCCTCCTTCAGCCTTTTTCAGACTCGTGCATTGGAAAATCCTCCTTCTGAAACCTTCAATCTAGCATGTGCTGCTCAGGTAGAAAATAAGGCTAGCAAACAATTACAGCAAGAGGAGAAAGCTGATCAAAACTTGAGCAGGGTTTCTGAGAAAGAGGAGCTTAAGACCTGTGAGTCTGCACATGTTGATCCTGTGCCTTGCTTTGCTGTCAGcacaggagagcacagggatggcatttcacaggctgcagaggaggggACTCTGACACCAGCAAGAGCAGGGACTGCTCAGACTGAGCACAGTGGATTGCTGCAAGAGGAGCAGGGCAATGAAATGCCAGTGTCAAATGAGACAGGGACAGAAAATGAGTTGAGACAGAATCCCATTGAAAGTGATGGAAGCCAGAGTGACCAGAGTAACACAGAGGAGCATGATTCCAGGCAAAATGATTTAAACACAGGCCAGGAAAACAGCTTCAGTTCAGAAAGCAATCAGGCAGGAAAGACTGAAGTTGTTGATGGCACAGGACCAATTCTACATTTCCAATCCACATCAATGGTTTGTTCTGCAACTTGTCAGCAAAGCCCTGCTGAACTCAGCTGTGAAGTCACTAGGACAAAAAGtagcaaaagagaaagaaaacgTGTAAAGGGGAATGAAGAAGAAGCAGCCCAAAGTGTTAGCCCAGCAGTGCCCgagtgttcagctgcagaggctctggaAGAACCTCTTGGGGAGAATTGGGATCTTACAGGTTTGTCTGAAACCCCCAATGCCTTACTGTGCTCTGACACTGACATTGAGGAGAACACCAGCCTGTGTGAACCTGATAGGAAAGAGCAATCTGCAGTGTTTGTGAAAAGTgccagtgcagagctgcagagcagaagtgCAAGCTCTCAGCCAGGACCTCGAGGTGCTCACAGGTCTCGCAGGCGAGTGCAGAAACTGCCATCTTCAGATGAAGAGTCctgtgaggatgaggagctgcCATGCTTTAGGGCATTCATCTTCAGCAAATCAGCAAGCACACCTTTGCAGACTGATAAACAAATGGCATCTGTGGTGGAGTCTCCAGGGGCAGAGTGTCCAGGGAGCCCCAGTGTGCTGCCCCTCAGTGTCAGTCACGATGGCAATGTTGAGCAGAAAGTGCCAGAAGCTGCCCTAGGTCCTGTGTGTGCTTCACCAAGCCAGGAGTCAGAATGCTCTGTCAACTTATTTTCCTCCCAGTCCAACATGTCTGAGGAATCACTTAATGGAGCACAAGAGCTGAGCAAACATCTGCCACAAGCTCAGGTGTCCAAACAAATGAGCAGTGTAAATGACAGTAAAGAAACTTCTCATAATTCTAATGAGGGGCTGAAGGAAACCAAAGATGAGAGCCAAGAAGACCCAGACATGGGAGCAAATCTAG GTGAAGCTTCTGGATCTGACAGTGAAATGAGTATTGTGGAAGATTCCTGTGGAGCATTCTCTCAGGGTGAAATCCTCACCACACAG CAAAAGAATGCAATGCAAAACAGCCTGAAAAAACTTCAGCAAGAAATGGCTGCACTTGAAGCAGTGCTAAAGCAGAATGGGAGCCAGAGCTGTGAAGTTTTACCTGTCCAGAGGGAACTGCCACATTCCAGTACTGAAGCAGCATCTGAAATGGAtcaaacaagagaaaaaaataacag GTCTCCAGAATTGGAGAATCTCTCTAAATCCTCTTTAAGGAAGAGATCAGATCTGCAGAAAGGCCCTGAGTGTGAGAGTGCTCTGAAGAACAAAACTCCCTCTGAAAAGACAAAAGCTGTGCAGGAGGCAGTGCAGGaacccaggcagtgccagcctgaaGCAG AAaatgcagaggagcagaaatcTGAGAGCAGACCAAACAGTGCATCTGTCTCATCAGATCTTTTTGGAAATGAGACCCAGAGTCCAGTTAACTCTTCCTCTTCTGTGAGGCTTTTTACCCCTCAAACTGCAGAAGCCACAGCTGGGCCTGTCATGGCTCAGAACACTGAGAAAAGCTGTGGCCCAGCACACAAATTGAAGAGCAGTGAATGTTTTCCTGTGCCTCTTCTGCACAATTcaactgggaaagaaaatgctaCAAATCCTGTGGGGaccaagaggaagaaaatgtcaATTGTGGTCTCAGGTCTGAATCACAGTGAGCAT TTGCTGGTCCAGAAGTTTGTGAAAAAAACTCAGAGCACTTTATCTAATCAGATTACTGAAGGAACAACCCATGTCATCATGAAAACAG ATGAGGAGCTGGTGTGTGAAAGGACCCTGAAGTATTTCCTGGGCATTGCAGGAGGAAGATGGGTGCTCAGTTATCAGT GGATAATTCAGTCTTTTAAAGCAGGAAGAATACTGGATGAG GAGAGCTTTGAAGTCAGAGGAGATGTAATCAATGGGAGAAACCATCAAGGTCCCAAGAGGGCCAGACAGGCCCTGACTGGAAAG ATCTTTAAAGGCTTTGAGATCTGTTGCTGTGGACCCTTCACTGACATGACTACAG AGCACCTGGAGTGGATGGTGGAGCTCTGTGGTGCCTCTGTGGTGAAGCAGCCTGACCTGTTCAGCCCCACAGCA